Proteins encoded by one window of Candidatus Abyssobacteria bacterium SURF_5:
- the miaA gene encoding tRNA (adenosine(37)-N6)-dimethylallyltransferase MiaA: MPDLLVVCGPTAAGKTLIGARLAELLNGEVISADSMQVYRELDIGADKPPPDLRARVPHHMVDVVSISEPYSAARYEREAGAIVDRLLAENKLPVVVGGSGLYIRILLKGIFPAPPASASVRTRLKREAEERGVAILYERLQSVDAEYAHVAAPTDLRRIVRALEVFELTGLPFSEWHHRHKAVQQPRDAFMLGLSRPRQDLYRRIEKRIDEMIERGLVAEVSRLLEQGYGESLRRLRPLGYVELIDYLENRASLEEAIDLIKRNSRRYAKRQMTWFRKENVVWVEIDPNDDLNKIIEKAIPLLPEAFRRSGTGAS; this comes from the coding sequence ATGCCCGACCTGCTCGTCGTATGCGGTCCCACCGCGGCCGGAAAAACATTGATCGGTGCGCGCCTGGCGGAGCTGCTTAATGGGGAAGTGATCTCAGCCGATTCGATGCAAGTCTATCGCGAGCTCGACATCGGCGCCGACAAGCCTCCACCCGATTTGCGCGCCCGCGTGCCGCATCACATGGTCGATGTCGTCAGCATTTCCGAGCCCTACAGCGCCGCTCGATACGAGCGCGAGGCCGGCGCAATCGTCGATCGCCTTCTCGCCGAAAACAAGCTGCCCGTTGTCGTAGGCGGCTCCGGCCTCTACATCAGGATACTGCTCAAAGGGATTTTCCCCGCGCCGCCCGCGTCGGCTTCCGTCAGGACTCGTCTGAAGCGGGAGGCGGAGGAGCGCGGAGTCGCGATCTTGTATGAGAGGCTTCAATCGGTTGACGCCGAATATGCGCACGTGGCCGCTCCAACCGATCTGCGCCGCATCGTGCGCGCGCTCGAGGTCTTCGAGCTGACGGGGCTTCCCTTTTCCGAATGGCATCACCGGCACAAGGCCGTTCAGCAGCCGCGCGACGCATTCATGCTGGGATTGTCTCGCCCGCGGCAAGACCTTTATCGCCGCATCGAAAAGCGCATCGACGAGATGATCGAGCGGGGACTGGTTGCGGAGGTGAGCAGATTACTGGAGCAGGGATACGGCGAATCGCTGCGACGGCTGCGCCCGCTCGGATACGTTGAACTGATTGACTATCTCGAGAACCGAGCGTCGCTCGAGGAAGCGATTGACCTCATCAAACGCAACTCGCGCCGCTACGCCAAACGCCAGATGACGTGGTTCCGAAAGGAAAATGTCGTGTGGGTGGAGATCGATCCAAATGACGATCTCAATAAAATCATCGAAAAGGCAATCCCTCTTCTTCCGGAAGCATTCCGCCGCAGTGGCACAGGTGCCTCGTAG